The following coding sequences are from one Stigmatopora nigra isolate UIUO_SnigA chromosome 10, RoL_Snig_1.1, whole genome shotgun sequence window:
- the LOC144202990 gene encoding twinfilin-2-like isoform X2, whose product MSHQTGINASLELKDFLVQARGGAIRILKIVIQNEELVLESCGQPAQSWDKDYDHFLIPLLMPQQPCYILYRLDSQNALGYEWIFIAWSPDQSPVRQKMVYAATRATLKKEFGGGYIKDELFGTVEDDVCFQGYLRHVTSCSSPAPLTAAEQELQRIRVTEDERRRIGIPRARVPVEFGIDKKVSRGLAFPLQEEAKQALEQLKRKHINYIQLRLDVEKETIELVHTKPTETHELPYRIPTDCPRYHFFIFKHSHQGRIQESLVFIYSMPGYTCSIKERMLYSSCKNRLLEEVEKDYQLEVTKKMEIDSGDSLTEDFLYEEVHPMEHTLKQAFAKPRGPGGKRGNKRLIKGAGDNGDEV is encoded by the exons ATGTCACACCAAACTGGAATTAACg CATCATTGGAGCTTAAAGATTTCCTGGTCCAAGCAAGGGGCGGTGCTATCAGAATATTGAAAATTGTCATCCAAAATG aagaGTTGGTGCTAGAGTCATGCGGACAGCCAGCACAAAGCTGGGACAAGGACTACGATCACTTCCTGATACCTCTGCTAATGCCACAGCAGCCGTGCTACATCCTCTACCGGTTGGACTCCCAGAATGCATTGGGATATGAGTGGATTTTCATCGCCTGGTCCCCTGACCAGTCACCA GTTAGACAGAAGATGGTGTATGCTGCCACTCGCGCCACATTGAAAAAAGAGTTTGGTGGAGGTTACATCAAAGACGAGCTCTTTGGCACAGTTGAG GATGACGTGTGCTTCCAGGGCTACCTCCGCCATGTGACCTCCTGCTCTTCTCCAGCGCCTCTCACAGCAGCTGAACAAGAACTACAACGGATTCGAGTCACAGAG GATGAGCGTAGACGAATTGGGATTCCACGTGCAAGA GTTCCAGTGGAGTTCGGTATCGACAAAAAAGTCTCTCGGGGTCTCGCATTCCCATTACAAGAAGAGGCCAAGCAGGCACTGGAGCAGTTAAAGCGGAAACACATCAACTACATCCAACTA AGGTTGGATGTGGAGAAAGAGACCATCGAGCTGGTACACACCAAGCCAACAGAGACCCATGAACTCCCATATAGGATCCCCACAGATTGCCCTAGATACCACTTTTTCATCTTCAAGCACTCCCACCAGGGCCGCATTCAAGAGTCTTTAG TGTTCATATATTCAATGCCTGGGTACACCTGCAGCATAAAAGAGCGAATGTTGTACTCCAGCTGCAAAAACAGGCTCCTTGAGGAAGTGGAGAAAGATTACCAGCTGGAAGTGACCAAAAAG atggagatagatagcgGTGACAGCCTGACAGAGGACTTTTTGTACGAGGAAGTCCACCCGATGGAGCACACCTTGAAGCAAGCATTTGCCAAGCCCCGTGGACCAGGTGGCAAGAGGGGCAACAAACGTCTTATCAAGGGTGCTGGAGATAACGGCGATGAAGTTTAG
- the LOC144202990 gene encoding twinfilin-2-like isoform X3, giving the protein MSHQTGINASLELKDFLVQARGGAIRILKIVIQNEELVLESCGQPAQSWDKDYDHFLIPLLMPQQPCYILYRLDSQNALGYEWIFIAWSPDQSPVRQKMVYAATRATLKKEFGGGYIKDELFGTVEDDVCFQGYLRHVTSCSSPAPLTAAEQELQRIRVTEVPVEFGIDKKVSRGLAFPLQEEAKQALEQLKRKHINYIQLRLDVEKETIELVHTKPTETHELPYRIPTDCPRYHFFIFKHSHQGRIQESLVFIYSMPGYTCSIKERMLYSSCKNRLLEEVEKDYQLEVTKKMEIDSGDSLTEDFLYEEVHPMEHTLKQAFAKPRGPGGKRGNKRLIKGAGDNGDEV; this is encoded by the exons ATGTCACACCAAACTGGAATTAACg CATCATTGGAGCTTAAAGATTTCCTGGTCCAAGCAAGGGGCGGTGCTATCAGAATATTGAAAATTGTCATCCAAAATG aagaGTTGGTGCTAGAGTCATGCGGACAGCCAGCACAAAGCTGGGACAAGGACTACGATCACTTCCTGATACCTCTGCTAATGCCACAGCAGCCGTGCTACATCCTCTACCGGTTGGACTCCCAGAATGCATTGGGATATGAGTGGATTTTCATCGCCTGGTCCCCTGACCAGTCACCA GTTAGACAGAAGATGGTGTATGCTGCCACTCGCGCCACATTGAAAAAAGAGTTTGGTGGAGGTTACATCAAAGACGAGCTCTTTGGCACAGTTGAG GATGACGTGTGCTTCCAGGGCTACCTCCGCCATGTGACCTCCTGCTCTTCTCCAGCGCCTCTCACAGCAGCTGAACAAGAACTACAACGGATTCGAGTCACAGAG GTTCCAGTGGAGTTCGGTATCGACAAAAAAGTCTCTCGGGGTCTCGCATTCCCATTACAAGAAGAGGCCAAGCAGGCACTGGAGCAGTTAAAGCGGAAACACATCAACTACATCCAACTA AGGTTGGATGTGGAGAAAGAGACCATCGAGCTGGTACACACCAAGCCAACAGAGACCCATGAACTCCCATATAGGATCCCCACAGATTGCCCTAGATACCACTTTTTCATCTTCAAGCACTCCCACCAGGGCCGCATTCAAGAGTCTTTAG TGTTCATATATTCAATGCCTGGGTACACCTGCAGCATAAAAGAGCGAATGTTGTACTCCAGCTGCAAAAACAGGCTCCTTGAGGAAGTGGAGAAAGATTACCAGCTGGAAGTGACCAAAAAG atggagatagatagcgGTGACAGCCTGACAGAGGACTTTTTGTACGAGGAAGTCCACCCGATGGAGCACACCTTGAAGCAAGCATTTGCCAAGCCCCGTGGACCAGGTGGCAAGAGGGGCAACAAACGTCTTATCAAGGGTGCTGGAGATAACGGCGATGAAGTTTAG
- the LOC144202990 gene encoding twinfilin-2-like isoform X1 codes for MSHQTGINASLELKDFLVQARGGAIRILKIVIQNEELVLESCGQPAQSWDKDYDHFLIPLLMPQQPCYILYRLDSQNALGYEWIFIAWSPDQSPVRQKMVYAATRATLKKEFGGGYIKDELFGTVEDDVCFQGYLRHVTSCSSPAPLTAAEQELQRIRVTEDKVVWDERRRIGIPRARVPVEFGIDKKVSRGLAFPLQEEAKQALEQLKRKHINYIQLRLDVEKETIELVHTKPTETHELPYRIPTDCPRYHFFIFKHSHQGRIQESLVFIYSMPGYTCSIKERMLYSSCKNRLLEEVEKDYQLEVTKKMEIDSGDSLTEDFLYEEVHPMEHTLKQAFAKPRGPGGKRGNKRLIKGAGDNGDEV; via the exons ATGTCACACCAAACTGGAATTAACg CATCATTGGAGCTTAAAGATTTCCTGGTCCAAGCAAGGGGCGGTGCTATCAGAATATTGAAAATTGTCATCCAAAATG aagaGTTGGTGCTAGAGTCATGCGGACAGCCAGCACAAAGCTGGGACAAGGACTACGATCACTTCCTGATACCTCTGCTAATGCCACAGCAGCCGTGCTACATCCTCTACCGGTTGGACTCCCAGAATGCATTGGGATATGAGTGGATTTTCATCGCCTGGTCCCCTGACCAGTCACCA GTTAGACAGAAGATGGTGTATGCTGCCACTCGCGCCACATTGAAAAAAGAGTTTGGTGGAGGTTACATCAAAGACGAGCTCTTTGGCACAGTTGAG GATGACGTGTGCTTCCAGGGCTACCTCCGCCATGTGACCTCCTGCTCTTCTCCAGCGCCTCTCACAGCAGCTGAACAAGAACTACAACGGATTCGAGTCACAGAG GATAAGGTTGTATGG GATGAGCGTAGACGAATTGGGATTCCACGTGCAAGA GTTCCAGTGGAGTTCGGTATCGACAAAAAAGTCTCTCGGGGTCTCGCATTCCCATTACAAGAAGAGGCCAAGCAGGCACTGGAGCAGTTAAAGCGGAAACACATCAACTACATCCAACTA AGGTTGGATGTGGAGAAAGAGACCATCGAGCTGGTACACACCAAGCCAACAGAGACCCATGAACTCCCATATAGGATCCCCACAGATTGCCCTAGATACCACTTTTTCATCTTCAAGCACTCCCACCAGGGCCGCATTCAAGAGTCTTTAG TGTTCATATATTCAATGCCTGGGTACACCTGCAGCATAAAAGAGCGAATGTTGTACTCCAGCTGCAAAAACAGGCTCCTTGAGGAAGTGGAGAAAGATTACCAGCTGGAAGTGACCAAAAAG atggagatagatagcgGTGACAGCCTGACAGAGGACTTTTTGTACGAGGAAGTCCACCCGATGGAGCACACCTTGAAGCAAGCATTTGCCAAGCCCCGTGGACCAGGTGGCAAGAGGGGCAACAAACGTCTTATCAAGGGTGCTGGAGATAACGGCGATGAAGTTTAG
- the LOC144202989 gene encoding WD repeat-containing protein 82-like isoform X1, protein MKITDSVLRSFRVARTYRENSDKVNCLEYSPNGENAISSSDDDRIVVYDITQGKPIDTLYSKKYGADLIRYTHGDSQKVIYSSNKLDDTIRYLSLTDYKYIRYFPGHTARVTALSMSPVEDMFISCSLDKTIRIWDLRTENVQGLTEPLDRPICSFDPDGLIFAVGVNSQFIKLYDVRAFAKGPFNSFELRMNRSCDWTGLKFSNDGKQILISTNGGMICIVNAFTGDVMHKFSVGPFHICYKPIENLEGLSSILTCLIAHLKGYNNSKGLKLEACFTPDSQFVMIGSEDGRVHVWSTENKMKVAVLDGKHPGPISALQFNPRYMTFATACSSMTFWLPSVEDF, encoded by the exons ATGAAAATCACAGACAGCGTGCTTAGGAGTTTCAGGGTTGCAAGAACATACCGCGAAAATTCGGATAAAGTCAATTGTTTGGAATACAGTCCGAATGGGGAAAACGCAATTTCAAGCAGCGACGATGACCGCATTGTTGTCTACGATATCACCCAAGGAAA ACCCATTGACACACTTTACAGCAAGAAGTATGGAGCAGACCTGATCCGTTACACGCATGGGGATTCACAAAAAGTCATCTACAGTTCCAATAAACTGGATG aTACAATTCGTTATCTTTCACTGACCGACTACAAGTACATCAGATATTTTCCAGGCCACACTGCAAG AGTTACGGCTCTCTCTATGTCACCTGTGGAGGATATGTTCATCTCTTGTTCACTGGATAAGACCATCCGCATTTGGGATCTACGCACTGAAAATGTACAG GGTTTAACTGAACCCCTTGACAGACCCATTTGTTCATTTGACCCAGATGGACTCATCTTTGCAGTTGGGGTGAACTCACAGTTCATTAAACTATATGACGTCCGGGCATTCGCTAAG GGTCCATTTAATTCCTTTGAATTAAGGATGAATCGCTCGTGTGACTGGACCGGACTGAAGTTCAGTAACGATGGCAAGCAGATTCTCATCTCAACCAATGGAGGAATGATCTGCATTGTCAACGCCTTCACTGGAGATGTGATGCACAAGTTTTCTGTAGGACCCTTTCACATCTGCTACAAACCTATTGAAAATTTGGAAGGGCTGTCTTCTATTTTAACTTGTCTCATTGCTCATTTAAAGGGCTACAACAACAGTAAAGGCTTAAAGCTTGAAGCGTGTTTCACCCCTGACTCCCAATTCGTCATGATAG GCTCAGAGGATGGGCGAGTCCACGTTTGGAGCACAGAGAACAAGATGAAGGTTGCCGTGTTAGATGGGAAACATCCTGGTCCCATCAGCGCCCTGCAGTTTAACCCCAGATACATGACATTTGCCACTGCCTGTTCCAGCATG ACATTTTGGCTCCCAAGTGTTGAAGACTTCTGA
- the LOC144202989 gene encoding WD repeat-containing protein 82-like isoform X2, which yields MKITDSVLRSFRVARTYRENSDKVNCLEYSPNGENAISSSDDDRIVVYDITQGKPIDTLYSKKYGADLIRYTHGDSQKVIYSSNKLDDTIRYLSLTDYKYIRYFPGHTARVTALSMSPVEDMFISCSLDKTIRIWDLRTENVQGLTEPLDRPICSFDPDGLIFAVGVNSQFIKLYDVRAFAKGPFNSFELRMNRSCDWTGLKFSNDGKQILISTNGGMICIVNAFTGDVMHKFSGYNNSKGLKLEACFTPDSQFVMIGSEDGRVHVWSTENKMKVAVLDGKHPGPISALQFNPRYMTFATACSSMTFWLPSVEDF from the exons ATGAAAATCACAGACAGCGTGCTTAGGAGTTTCAGGGTTGCAAGAACATACCGCGAAAATTCGGATAAAGTCAATTGTTTGGAATACAGTCCGAATGGGGAAAACGCAATTTCAAGCAGCGACGATGACCGCATTGTTGTCTACGATATCACCCAAGGAAA ACCCATTGACACACTTTACAGCAAGAAGTATGGAGCAGACCTGATCCGTTACACGCATGGGGATTCACAAAAAGTCATCTACAGTTCCAATAAACTGGATG aTACAATTCGTTATCTTTCACTGACCGACTACAAGTACATCAGATATTTTCCAGGCCACACTGCAAG AGTTACGGCTCTCTCTATGTCACCTGTGGAGGATATGTTCATCTCTTGTTCACTGGATAAGACCATCCGCATTTGGGATCTACGCACTGAAAATGTACAG GGTTTAACTGAACCCCTTGACAGACCCATTTGTTCATTTGACCCAGATGGACTCATCTTTGCAGTTGGGGTGAACTCACAGTTCATTAAACTATATGACGTCCGGGCATTCGCTAAG GGTCCATTTAATTCCTTTGAATTAAGGATGAATCGCTCGTGTGACTGGACCGGACTGAAGTTCAGTAACGATGGCAAGCAGATTCTCATCTCAACCAATGGAGGAATGATCTGCATTGTCAACGCCTTCACTGGAGATGTGATGCACAAGTTTTCT GGCTACAACAACAGTAAAGGCTTAAAGCTTGAAGCGTGTTTCACCCCTGACTCCCAATTCGTCATGATAG GCTCAGAGGATGGGCGAGTCCACGTTTGGAGCACAGAGAACAAGATGAAGGTTGCCGTGTTAGATGGGAAACATCCTGGTCCCATCAGCGCCCTGCAGTTTAACCCCAGATACATGACATTTGCCACTGCCTGTTCCAGCATG ACATTTTGGCTCCCAAGTGTTGAAGACTTCTGA
- the rpusd4 gene encoding pseudouridylate synthase RPUSD4, mitochondrial isoform X1 — translation MNQCARNRLTVNWNFFLRPLKKTRTKCHRCSGTWFVCPSRSQTTAMKQAPDPGKGDKSPLRAIDLARKLRQEKSNAITRAAELPMTDQQKRIMDLKRFSLQLQNVHPNVLAKQLRKSVLYQDQHVVIINKPYGLPVKDSTGVTSISSVLPVLSKMMDGMKVRSNSELLPCLGLEKEMTGALLLGRSQEAVEHVLELNKSHQVQRKYWLVTVGVPVPPEGMIDIPIIERAVAGSKPHYKMALSPIYRMNNLGDGLTKVRANRQSLPAATKYKVLDSHGGCSLVELEPLTAVKHQMRVHMAFAMSCFILGDHKYSHPDKLAPQKLPDRVLAKLGLEQSKTRHLPLHLHARQLTLPGVGRGTISVVCPLPKFFTQTLTRLKLTFPRGKDDNTPSSDIV, via the exons ATGAACCAATGTGCTAGAAATCGATTGACTGTCAACTGGAATTTCTTTCTCagacctctgaaaaaaacgcgGACAAAATGCCACCGGTGTTCAGGGACGTGGTTTGTTTGCCCCAGCCGAAGTCAGACCACAGCCATGAAGCAAGCTCCAGATCCCGGGAAAGGGGATAAAAGTCCCCTTCGTGCCATTGACTTGGCCCGAAAGCTCCGACAAGAGAAGTCCAATGCCATTACCAGGGCAGCGGAACTCCCTATGACTGACCAACAAAAGAGGATAATGGACTTAAAACGCTTTAGTCTGCAGCTTCAAAATGTTCATCCTAATGTGTTGGCTAAGCAGCTGAGAAAAAGTGTGCTGTATCAGGATCAGCATGTGGTCATCATCAACAAACCGTATGGGCTTCCTGTGAAAG ATTCCACTGGGGTCACGTCCATATCCTCCGTGCTTCCCGTGCTCTCCAAAATgatggatggaatgaaagtcaGATCCAACTCTGAGCTGCTGCCCTGCCTGGGCCTGGAGAAAGAGATGACGGGTGCTCTCCTTTTGGGAAGGAGCCAAGAAGCGGTGGAACACGTACTGGAACTCAATAAAAGTCATCAAGTGCAAAGAAAGTACTG GCTTGTGACCGTGGGCGTACCAGTGCCACCTGAAGGCATGATTGACATTCCCATCATTGAGAGAGCGGTCGCCGGTTCTAAGCCTCACTACAAG ATGGCTTTAAGCCCCATTTACAGAATGAACAACCTGGGTGATGGACTAACAAAAGTCCGAGCTAATCGCCAATCCCTTCCTGCCgccacaaagtacaaagtccTGGACAGTCATGGCGGATGTAGCCTGGTTGAACTGGAGCCTCTTACTG CAGTGAAACATCAGATGAGGGTTCATATGGCCTTCGCCATGTCGTGCTTCATTTTAGGAGACCATAAGTATTCACACCCAGACAAACTGGCACCACAG AAATTACCAGACCGTGTGCTGGCAAAGCTCGGCCTGGAACAGAGCAAGACCCGCCATCTTCCGCTTCACTTGCATGCCCGTCAGCTGACGCTGCCCGGAGTTGGCCGCGGGACTATCAGCGTGGTTTGCCCGTTACCCAAGTTCTTTACACAAACACTCACTCGGTTGAAATTAACTTTTCCTCGGGGAAAAGATGACAATACACCATCTTCTGATATTGTTTGA
- the rpusd4 gene encoding pseudouridylate synthase RPUSD4, mitochondrial isoform X2, translating to MNQCARNRLTVNWNFFLRPLKKTRTKCHRCSGTWFVCPSRSQTTAMKQAPDPGKGDKSPLRAIDLARKLRQEKSNAITRAAELPMTDQQKRIMDLKRFSLQLQNVHPNVLAKQLRKSVLYQDQHVVIINKPYGLPVKDSTGVTSISSVLPVLSKMMDGMKVRSNSELLPCLGLEKEMTGALLLGRSQEAVEHVLELNKSHQVQRKYWLVTVGVPVPPEGMIDIPIIERAVAGSKPHYKMALSPIYRMNNLGDGLTKVRANRQSLPAATKYKVLDSHGGCSLVELEPLTGDHKYSHPDKLAPQKLPDRVLAKLGLEQSKTRHLPLHLHARQLTLPGVGRGTISVVCPLPKFFTQTLTRLKLTFPRGKDDNTPSSDIV from the exons ATGAACCAATGTGCTAGAAATCGATTGACTGTCAACTGGAATTTCTTTCTCagacctctgaaaaaaacgcgGACAAAATGCCACCGGTGTTCAGGGACGTGGTTTGTTTGCCCCAGCCGAAGTCAGACCACAGCCATGAAGCAAGCTCCAGATCCCGGGAAAGGGGATAAAAGTCCCCTTCGTGCCATTGACTTGGCCCGAAAGCTCCGACAAGAGAAGTCCAATGCCATTACCAGGGCAGCGGAACTCCCTATGACTGACCAACAAAAGAGGATAATGGACTTAAAACGCTTTAGTCTGCAGCTTCAAAATGTTCATCCTAATGTGTTGGCTAAGCAGCTGAGAAAAAGTGTGCTGTATCAGGATCAGCATGTGGTCATCATCAACAAACCGTATGGGCTTCCTGTGAAAG ATTCCACTGGGGTCACGTCCATATCCTCCGTGCTTCCCGTGCTCTCCAAAATgatggatggaatgaaagtcaGATCCAACTCTGAGCTGCTGCCCTGCCTGGGCCTGGAGAAAGAGATGACGGGTGCTCTCCTTTTGGGAAGGAGCCAAGAAGCGGTGGAACACGTACTGGAACTCAATAAAAGTCATCAAGTGCAAAGAAAGTACTG GCTTGTGACCGTGGGCGTACCAGTGCCACCTGAAGGCATGATTGACATTCCCATCATTGAGAGAGCGGTCGCCGGTTCTAAGCCTCACTACAAG ATGGCTTTAAGCCCCATTTACAGAATGAACAACCTGGGTGATGGACTAACAAAAGTCCGAGCTAATCGCCAATCCCTTCCTGCCgccacaaagtacaaagtccTGGACAGTCATGGCGGATGTAGCCTGGTTGAACTGGAGCCTCTTACTG GAGACCATAAGTATTCACACCCAGACAAACTGGCACCACAG AAATTACCAGACCGTGTGCTGGCAAAGCTCGGCCTGGAACAGAGCAAGACCCGCCATCTTCCGCTTCACTTGCATGCCCGTCAGCTGACGCTGCCCGGAGTTGGCCGCGGGACTATCAGCGTGGTTTGCCCGTTACCCAAGTTCTTTACACAAACACTCACTCGGTTGAAATTAACTTTTCCTCGGGGAAAAGATGACAATACACCATCTTCTGATATTGTTTGA
- the LOC144203628 gene encoding calcium-binding and coiled-coil domain-containing protein 1-like yields MEIQDPQSTVVFRNVGQLYFPQTRVECHYSVTSAHMWSSSDWIGIFKVDYSSLREYHTYAWSLVPEGYTEGSPVDCCVVFQAFYLPPPSAVEYYFVYVDKMGKVCAQSRPFTFCAPKPLDELETLREERDEKDEDDVEDEEELLLVVPRAQLLQQRLEECLREKAELKQAVDEAKQEIEEEKRSSANTKEDWDRQKEALKEEVEDLRHILRDKCDALKTAEGKHKDRESSQENLNFELTHLMSEKVQSKQQIKHLLDEIKALTDREKERNVELERLKEILMKVSSKIKHDEEKRKMLQAEHEATQADVRDLQRRLEASERLAEGLRRELRELATRQGHAHAELHQSRLQVAQLGLQLSEEKLLLREERANWALEREAFKSTARADKQKVDELRSEMRRKEERLQEETIKLDKLQAEFQRENDRVRSWQTHQYSPTHKDKQPPFYLLFFTQMNQKSDTNQLMLPDLVEPIFRSTPSPPFETKCCILPTNTCL; encoded by the exons ATGGAGATACAAGATCCACAGTCCACAGTAGTCTTTCGAAATGTGGGTCAGCTCTACTTTCCCCAAACCAGAGTAGAGTGTCATTACAGCGTGACTTCTGCACATATGTGGAGCAGCAGTGACTGGATTGGCATCTTCAAG GTGGACTATTCATCACTGAGGGAGTACCACACATATGCATGGTCGCTTGTACCTGAAGGGTACACTGAAGGAAGTCCTGTCGACTGTTGTGTAGTTTTTCAAG CTTTCTACTTGCCTCCTCCAAGTGCCGTTGAGTACTACTTTGTTTATGTGGACAAGATGGGAAAGGTTTGCGCCCAAAGCCGCCCCTTCACCTTCTGCGCTCCCAAACCTTTAGATGAGTTAGAAACCCTGAGGGAAGAGCGTGATGAAAAAGATGAAGATGATGTTGAGGATGAGGAAGAGCTGCTCTTGGTGGTCCCAAGAGCGCAATTGCTGCAG CAACGGCTGGAGGAGTGCTTGAGGGAGAAGGCGGAGTTAAAGCAGGCTGTAGATGAAGCCAAACAGGAAATAGAAGAGGAGAAGAGGAGCAGTGCCAATACAAAGGAGGACTGGGACAGGCAAAAGGAGGCCTTGAAGGAGGAGGTTGAAGACCTTCGTCATATTCTAAGAGACAAATGTGATGCCTTAAAAACAGCAGAAGGAAaacacaag GATCGGGAAAGCAGTCAGGAAAATCTCAACTTTGAATTGACCCACCTAATGTCGgaaaaagtgcaaagtaaacAGCAAATCAAACACTTGCTGGATGAAATCAAGGCGCTAACTGatagagagaaggagagaaatGTGGAGTTGGAACG CCTAAAGGAGATACTGATGAAAGTATCCAGTAAGATCAAACATGATGAAGAAAAGAGGAAGATGTTGCAG GCGGAGCACGAGGCCACCCAGGCGGACGTCCGCGACCTTCAGCGTCGCCTCGAGGCCAGCGAGCGCTTAGCCGAGGGACTTCGTAGGGAGTTGAGGGAGTTGGCTACTCGTCAAGGCCACGCACATGCTGAGCTGCACCAAAGCCGACTACAGGTGGCTCAATTGGGCCTGCAGCTCTCTGAGGAGAAACTGCTTCTCAGGGAGGAGCGTGCCAACTGGGCCCTGGAGAGAGAAGCTTTCAAGAGCACGGCCCGG GCTGACAAACAGAAAGTGGACGAATTGAGGAGTGAGATGCGAAGAAAGGAAGAGCGACTGCAAGAGGAAACTATCAAGCTAGACAAGCTGCAAGCAGAGTTTCAAAGAGAGAATGACAGAGTGAGATCATGGCAGACACACCAATACTCACCCACACATAAAGACAAACAGCCACCTTTTTACCTGCTCTTTTTCACTCAGATGAATCAGAAGAGTGATACGAATCAACTGATGCTACCGGACCTTGTTGAGCCAATCTTCAGGTCCACTCCCTCCCcaccatttgaaacaaaatgttGTATACTACCCACAAACACATGCCtttaa